A stretch of Natronincola ferrireducens DNA encodes these proteins:
- the yycI gene encoding two-component system regulatory protein YycI, which yields MDWSKAKNVLIIGFIITNIFLIINIENHMFNREELQLISDAYIENVEGYLRDNDLKLDIDIPRELISLPILMVKYKAFEGETLAKTFLGDTYETIGENRFVQGKKEVENISNKKFIYRNHDVEAINYAIEEEEAIRLSNEFLKEKGLMDDSLKLQQIYFGIIKDFGETPVYKLVYNQTYKNRFLGESYVHVYVGHRDIVGVEAMLLEYNKTYDQKIKIIPATEALLRRMSDMLQDNKGEGEVIITQIELGYYFNPMDINFTNWDTVESGTAFPAWKIVLDNGKTYYVEALKN from the coding sequence ATGGATTGGTCAAAGGCCAAAAATGTACTAATTATTGGTTTTATCATCACCAATATATTTCTTATTATTAATATTGAAAACCATATGTTTAATAGGGAAGAGCTTCAGCTTATTAGTGATGCTTATATAGAAAATGTAGAGGGGTATTTAAGGGATAACGATTTAAAGCTTGATATTGATATTCCTAGAGAGCTTATTTCTCTTCCAATTTTGATGGTAAAATATAAAGCTTTTGAGGGAGAAACATTGGCTAAAACGTTTTTGGGGGACACCTATGAAACTATTGGTGAGAATAGGTTTGTGCAAGGGAAAAAAGAAGTTGAAAATATAAGCAACAAAAAATTTATTTATAGAAATCATGATGTTGAAGCTATAAATTATGCCATAGAAGAAGAAGAAGCTATAAGATTAAGCAATGAATTTTTAAAGGAAAAAGGTTTAATGGATGATAGTTTAAAGCTTCAACAAATCTATTTTGGTATTATAAAGGACTTTGGAGAAACACCTGTATATAAGTTAGTATATAATCAAACCTATAAAAATAGATTTCTAGGGGAAAGTTATGTCCATGTTTATGTGGGTCATAGGGATATTGTAGGGGTTGAAGCTATGTTGCTGGAATATAACAAAACCTACGATCAAAAGATAAAGATTATACCGGCAACGGAGGCACTATTAAGAAGAATGAGTGATATGTTGCAGGACAATAAGGGGGAAGGGGAAGTTATCATTACCCAGATAGAATTGGGCTATTATTTCAACCCTATGGACATTAACTTTACTAATTGGGATACGGTTGAATCAGGGACAGCCTTTCCTGCTTGGAAAATTGTATTAGATAATGGAAAAACCTATTATGTAGAAGCATTAAAAAACTAA